The segment TACGGAAAACATCTGTATcatggaaaaaatattttttttgtttaaagGTTAATAGGGATAAAAAGATGAACACAGAATATTATAAATAAACAAAGATCATAAATGAATATTCCTTGCCATTACCAAATTATACAAGTAGATGCATATTTTATACATAACACTCGAAGTGGAGTAATGGTATGAAGAATCATTACGAATCTCCtaaaaaacaatacaaaacaaaTATGAAGGTCCCTATGCTAAGTCATCAATTAAACTAGGTGAGCTGAACTCTATATGTGCAATTAACAGTTTACTAGTAATAACAACTACTGGGAAACTGTATAGAAAGCTAGTCCTAGACAGTGTAGGGTTTCTGGCCAGCATGGCTGAAATACATCAATTTAGAATTTCGGACTCCCTAGAAAAATTCAGCAAATAAGATGAAGGTTGTCAATGCCACCCCATAGCACTATCCACATGAATATGCCAGTAATGAAGTTTAACAAAAGTGCTTTTAATGGACACTTAGGTGAGAAAATATTTTGTCCTCCTAAAGATACTCAATAATACTTTATCTCTGCCCAGAACTTGATTAAATGCAcgtcttttaaaataaaaataaatcataattttttttcaaaaataagcaCTTTGTGATCTGTttgtattaaaaaacaataataaaagatGTTAAAATCCAGCCTGTCAAACCAGTGTAGCTGAAAATGATAAGTCTAGTCCTGTTCCACGTGTCTATGCTATAGATCATGCCTTGTTTTTATGTCCCGCATAAAAAtggctcacacacagcacagcacaatGAAGCAAACACAATAGCATGTCATGCATCATCTTCTGTTCTTGTTTAGAATGTTACTGACTTGGACATTTGAGCCATGGTTTGATTGCTTGAGTAGAAGTTGTTATTGGAAAGCGATTTGGGAATAACTGGACGTTTCTCTGGTAGCATTGGCTTTGAGTTTTGAGATGGGAATTTTTTGCATGGACTCATGGGACCATTTATATGATTTACAAGGGGTTCACAACCAATTTGGTCTCCATCTTTTTCCTCTGCATTATGCTTACCAAGAGCAAGGAAATGCTTGGGACTTTCAATCAACGATTGTGCTGCTTGCTTGCTATCTATGATGCCCTGGCTGATTGCATGAGACACTTGAATAGGGGTTCTTGTCTTAATAACATGGCAAGGGCTATAAGTACTATTTAAAGATGGTGAGGAGTTGCTAAGAGAATTGATTGGTTCTCTCAGGTCACACTGGGTGATAAGTAATGTTGGCACACTGCAGGACGGTCCTTGGTGACTAGAAATGATAGGTTTGAGCTGTAGGAGCTCGCCTGGATCGTTAGGCTGTTCTGTGACCAAATCCAGAGCATTACATAAGTCAGACTGCCACGACTCTCTTTCCAAATCATCCAAGGAGGATTCTGTGGGGCATGGAGGCCATTCTTCCTGATCGGAATGTGACATATTATCATACTGTGAAGAACATCTTCTGGTTTGTACACCAGGCGGCAAGAGGGAGACCAGTTGTCCTGTATCAGTGAGGGCAGTGCTTTCTTCTTCTGGAGTAGAAATATATTCTGTTTCGTGTGGAAAAGACAAAGAATCATATGAAGGAAAGTCCTTAATATTTGATAAGGTCTCACTCTCACTTTGAGAAGTCTGACAGACTTCAACTGAATGCGGTTGGTATGGGTCTTTGTCTCCTAAAGCTGGGAGTGTGGGAGTTGTGCCTGTAGTGTCACTTGGCATAAGATGCTGTGACTGTGCTCTCTTAGTAAAATCTCCCAAGTTGGAATTGTCTGTTACCGTGTTACCTTCCATTTTTATAGTAGAGATGGATAAACCTTGTTCTGGAAAACTACCTTCCTGCACGATACATAATCCAGGAAACTCTTTTGTGCCCTTTTCTAATAGATGGTCCGGGAGTTCTTCAATAAATGTGTCATTTTCTAATTTTGACCCATCTACTGTTGTTTCTGCCCCAGCAATAAGATTTACCACATGCTGCTCCACCTGCTTAGGAGTATCCATCTCATTTACAGACTGCCTATCTGTGCCCTGAATGTCCATCTCGCTTTCCAAAAAAAGTCTGGAAGTTCCATtttgctgtggggcagatgtaacagtctTGCTTTTATCACCTGTGTTTGAGTTATTCTCATTTACATCCACGGGAGACTGAGAAGTTTGTTGGGCACCCTCACTGTCAGTCTTATTCTGTCCATTGAACTCCACAGCTTGTTTAACTGGAAGTAGGTGTACAGGAACATCCTGACCCAAGGTCTTTTTGGGGAACTCTTCAGCCTTTCCTAAAAAataataaagagaaaaaaaaggaaCTAAGTAGTATAATACAACCATTTTATTTACTTTGAGTGCTAATGGGAATATGGGAAAATGTAGGGGGAGGAAATCCTAGCAGGGATTTGTTGGAGACTTCTAATGAGCTGTCGAAGTCGATTCCACTTTGACATTGTTATGGAGAATAGATGGATAATGATACACTGTAGGGATActggatttaaaaaaaacacacatagggTATAAAGAAACTATTTAGCAAAATGCATCAGGGAACACGAAAGGAAGAAAGTAGGACTGATATCCATATTATTTTAGACACACTGCTGTGACTCACTGcgcttatagtaatggtggcacactgacacctaatgaacattatttgacagttttattttagttttttataaCACGGTGCTTGCGCTGAACAACACAGTGCCTCACAATGCTGCACCCCAGAGCCCTTTacagtctgacacagccacagcagtagtgccacagtagtgcttgcaccCCGCCGCCCTTCACTGACAAGCCATTCACAGAATgaaacagccacagcagtagtgccacagtagtgcttgcaccccgccgcccttcactgacacagatcTTAGTGCTGCAGCCAACAGCCCTTAACAGAATgaaacagccacagcagtagtgccacagtagtgcttgcaccccgccgcccttcactgacacagaccTTAGTGCTGCAGCCAACAGCCCTTCACAGAATgaaacagccacagcagtagtgccacagtagtgcttgcaccccgccgcccttcactgacacagatcTTAGTGCTGCAGCCAACAGCCCTTCACAGAATGAAAcggcacagcagtagtgccacagttgTGCTTGCACCCCgccgcccttcactgacacagatcTTAGTGCTGCAGCCAACAGCCGTTCACAGAATgaaacagccacagcagtagtgccacagtagtgtTTGCAGCCCGCCGACCTTCACTGACACAGATCTTAGTGCTGCAGCCAACAGCCGTTCACAGAATgaaacagccacagcagtagtgccacagtagtgcttgcaccccgccgcccttcactgacacagatcTTAGTGCTGCAGCCAACAGCCCTTCACAGAATGAAacagcacagcagtagtgccacagttgTGCTTGCACCCCgccgcccttcactgacacagatcTTAGTGCTGCAGCCAACAGCCGTTCACAGAATgaaacagccacagcagtagtgccacagtagtgtTTGCAGCCCGCCGACCTTCACTGACACAGATCTTAGTGCTGCAGCCAACAGCCGTTCACAGAATgaaacagccacagcagtagtgccacagtagtgcttgcaccccgccgcccttcactgacacagatcTTAGTGCTGCAGCCAACAGCCCTTCACAGAATGAAacagcacagcagtagtgccacagttgTGCTTGCACCCCgccgcccttcactgacacagatcTTAGTGCTGCAGCCAACAGCCGTTCACAGAATgaaacagccacagcagtagtgccacagtagtgtTTGCAGCCCGCCGACCTTCACTGACACAGATCTTAGTGCTGCAGCCAACAGCCCTTCACAGAATgaaacagccacagcagtagtgccacagttgTGCTTGCAGCCCGCCGACCTTCACTGACACAGATCTTAGTGCTGCAGCCAACAGCCGTTCACAGAATgaaacagccacagcagtagtgccacagtagtgtTTGCAGCCCGCCGACCTTCACTGACACAGATCTTAGTGCTGCAGCCAACAGCCGTTCACAGAATgaaacagccacagcagtagtgccacagttgTGCTTGCACCCCgccgcccttcactgacacagatcTTAGTGCTGCAGCCAACAGCCGTTCACAGAATgaaacagccacagcagtagtgccacagtagtgtTTGCAGCCCGCCGACCTTCACTGACACAGATCTTAGTGCTGCAGCCAACAGCCCTTCACAGAATGAAacagcacagcagtagtgccacagttgTGCTTGCACCCCgccgcccttcactgacacagatcTTAGTGCTGCAGCCAACAGCCCTTCACAGAATgaaacagccacagcagtagtgccacagtagtgtTTGCAGCCCGCCGACCTTCACTGACACAGATCTTAGTGCTGCAGCCAACAGCCCTTCACAGAATgaaacagccacagcagtagtgccacagttgTGCTTGCAGCCCgccgcccttcactgacacagatcTTAGTGCTGCAGCCAACAGCCCTTCACAGAATgaaacagccacagcagtagtgccacagttgTGCTTGCAGCCCgccgcccttcactgacacagatcTTAGTGCTGCAGCCAACAGCCCTTCACAGAATGAAacagcacagcagtagtgccacagttgTGCTTGCACCCCgccgcccttcactgacacagatcTTAGTGCTGCAGCCAACAGCCCTTCACAGAATgaaacagccacagcagtagtgccacagtagtgtTTGCAGCCCGCCGACCTTCACTGACACAGATCTTAGTGCTGCAGCCAACAGCCCTTCACAGAATgaaacagccacagcagtagtgccacagttgTGCTTGCAGCCCgccgcccttcactgacacagatcTTAGTGCTGCAGCCAACAGCCCTTCACAGAATgaaacagccacagcagtagtgccacagttgTGCTTGCAGCCCGCCGACCTTCACTGACACAGATCTTAGTGCTGCAGCCAACAGCCGTTCACAGAATgaaacagccacagcagtagtgccacagtagtgtTTGCAGCCCGCCGACCTTCACTGACACAGATCTTAGTGCTGCAGCCAACAGCCGTTCACAGAATgaaacagccacagcagtagtgccacagtagtgcttgcaccccgccgcccttcactgacacagatcTTAGTGCTGCAGCCAACAGCCGTTCACAGAATgaaacagccacagcagtagtgccacagtagtgcttgcaccccgccgcccttcactgacacagatcTTAGTGCTGCAGCCAACAGCCCTTCACAGAATgaaacagccacagcagtagtgccacagttgTGCTTGCACCCCgccgcccttcactgacacagatcTTAGTGCTGCAGCCAACAGCCCTTCACAGAATgaaacagccacagcagtagtgccacagttgTGCTTGCAGCCCGCCGACCTTCACTGACACAGATCTTAGTGCTGCAGCCAACAGCCGTTCACAGAATgaaacagccacagcagtagtgccacagtagtgtTTGCAGCCCGCCGACCTTCACTGACACAGATCTTAGTGCTGCAGCCAACAGCCGTTCACAGAATgaaacagccacagcagtagtgccacagtagtgcttgcaccccgccgcccttcactgacacagatcTTAGTGCTGCAGCCAACAGCCCTTCACAGAATgaaacagccacagcagtagtgccacagttgTGCTTGCAGCCCgccgcccttcactgacacagatcTTAGTGCTGCAGCCAACAGCCCTTCACAGAATgaaacagccacagcagtagtgccacagtagtgcttgcaccccgtcgcccttcactgacacagatcTTAGTGCTGCAGCCAACAGCCCTTCACAGAATgaaacagccacagcagtagtgccacagttgTGCTTGCAGCCCgccgcccttcactgacacagatcTTAGTGCTGCAGCCAACAGCCGTTCACAGAATGAAACagtcacagcagtagtgccacagtagtgcttgcaccccgccgcccttcactgacacagatcTTAGTGCTGCAGCCAACAGCCCTTCACAGAATgaaacagccacagcagtagtgccacagttgTGCTTGCAGCCCgccgcccttcactgacacagatcTTAGTGCTGCAGCCAACAGCCCTTCACAGAATgaaacagccacagcagtagtgccacagttgTGCTTGCAGCCCGCCGACCTTCACTGACACAGATCTTAGTGCTGCAGCCAACAGCCCTTCACAGAATgaaacagccacagcagtagtgccacagtagtgcttgcaccccgccgcccttcactgacacagatcTTAGTGCTGCAGCCAACAGCCCTTCACAGAATgaaacagccacagcagtagtgccacagttgTGCTTGCACCCTgccgcccttcactgacacagatcTTAGTGCTGCAGCTAACAGCCCTTCAGTCTGACACAGCTACAGTAGTGCTtgtaccccacagtccttcactgacacaatcTTCTTAGTGCTGTAGGcaacccacagcccttcacagtctaCCACAGCAGTGCTTAATTGTACACAGCAGACCTTCACTGACACTGACTTAGTGCTGCAGACCACAGCTCACCCTAACCTTCCAGCGCTCTGTGTGAAATGGAGCTCGAATCACGGGGAAGGCACTTTTATCATTTCCAAAAACAGACGCTGGGAAGATGAAATTTTGCCTCATTTATGAATCAGGGCCTGGCAGGAAAACTGGAGCCTGGGCTCAGAAGTACTCAGATATGTAAAATTTGGGTGGgtttggttttcagaaaaccataccCACTACCTGCCACCACTGTATTTACACTTGTCCTTAGGGATCACTGATCCCTATGTGAGATCCTTTAAAAGACATCTAAAAAACACAAAGGTTTTGTAAAACAATCACACAGGACACAAATTGCTGTTCAACAGctaaacattgttttttaaaagctTACATTTACTGTACACATCAGACAAATATCTCAATAAATAACATAATATGTATTACATTTGTTGTGTATTGGGTGTGATATAGAAGTATAGTTTTGGGGATGGTTTGTGTTCATCTAATAGCATTTTTCTTTTATACGGCTGCATTACATTAGCTACGTTCTGAGTATTAATGAGACAGGGACCTCCCAGTGCTAGCATGACCATTCCTCAGCATTCAGCAAACACCAATCCTAGTAAAAATTTCAAGGGACgctcataaaaatatatatattatttatgggatatttactaagcagcagtTTTGCAAACAGCAACATATTGGTAAATCCTCATGCAACACATGGTAACCCATAGATTCCACATAGAATGTGGAATCTGTGTGTCTCCCCAAGCAGTAAACCAAGAGGGTATGTTTTAACACagacttttcctcacagctcctgagGCTGCAATGAAAAATGCACCGTTGGGCCTAACGCGTGGGCCGAACAGGTCCAAGTCGACAACTAGATATGCCCATTAGATAGAGCTAGTCTAGTGTGGGAGGAAACTTTAACTTTACAAAGAGCAATGCAAAGGATTTTAAATCCCCAACATGTGGAAAAAATATTGTGCAATAAGTAAAAATGTGTGGGCTGATAAGAAAAGAAATAGAATTGGCAGTCTGGCTAAGACTTCCCCAAAATGTTTTCCTCCCAGCTCACACTCACCATTTGTCCATCTGGATGCCCTACTGCAGAATATATAACCTAGCCCCATCCCCCTCTTAATAAAGACTTCTGTGGGGTAACCAGACATACTCACCTGAGCCAAAGGTCTTTCAttagggttgggtatgaaatccctgcAGTTGAGATCCCTACATTCAGAATCCAGGCATTGGAATTCCGACATTTAGAATCCCAACAGATCGCTGTTATTATATTTACGCTAACTCTATTTATGTTTTTACTTCTGTCTGTATTTGTGCAGTTAAGATGGTGCAGTTAAGATGGTGCAGACCATAAGAGGCAAAGAGGAGGATCACATCGCTAGTACTGGACAGGATGCAGGGAAGGTGTGACAGATCCGATATGAGCAGCCAGTCAGATTACAGCAGTCACCTGACTTTCTGTAACACAGTATATACTCACTGGTTGCGGCCATGTTAGCTGTTAACAAGTCATACCAATGACTGTTTTGGATGCGTACATTTCCTGGTTATGGCGGTGTGTGCCGCTTTGTGTTTGGTTGTTACTTAGTTACTAATCTTAATGCATTCCCTTACTGTTTACTTACTTACCCTAACCAACCCCTTACCTCAGGCATCCGCCAGGATTCTGACCGTCAGGAttccgctgtcagtattttgactgtcgggatcctgaccgcatcccacgTAATCATATATGTCACATTAAATTCAGAATTGAAGAGCGTTTATGAAGGTGTTATGTACCAATTTGCTGAAAAATAAATTTTTTAATGGATGAAGGTGTTATGATCTATGGATCACAGTACAATGTTATTTTAAATCTTGGTAGTCTATTCACTGATATATTTAGTGGCTAAAAGTGATATGTCCAATTCTTTGGTTCTAATGTATCTTTAACTCTAAATATCTCAGTTTCCTCTAAACGTAACATAAAACCTTCAACCACTCACCTCTTCAATTTCTAACTTACTTCTTAAGATACTGTCAATGATCCCAGAAGGGGAATGCTTCTATATTGTTCAATCAGAATAAAATTAGGTTTAGGTGTGATTATTGTACCTAGGCATAACAGACAGAGGTTGTATAGAATCCTTGTCCAATAGACAAATCACAGGGGTTTTCAAGACTGAAATAGCAAAAAAGCCAGATGTCGGAATACCGACCACTCCCCTGTATTCCTACTCTGGTTGTGGTTCCACACCACCACCCAAGgaagaatagaacccgtggcgagcgcagatgtcgctgttgggatcctgacagtcggcatcccgtcagACGGCTTATCACACTGAATCCCCCATAACATCTGTAATCATCCCAATGCTGGATGGCCTGTGCTTATTAACTGAGAAACCAACAGTATTCGCTATTATGGTCAACCGATACCACTAGAAAGCTAGAGATACAGCAAATCACAATAAATCAAATCAATTTATAAACTATAGTGAAATCATAAATATCTAACATTTTTATATTGAACTAAGTTACCTGGTGGTGGTAGCTCAAGTTTCATCTTCCGCAGCTCAGCCATAGAGGTCTGTAACTGTTCAACCACAATATCATCATCATAGCTCAAGGAACGTGCAATTCTCTCTTGTAGAAACTCCCGAAGATCTTCCATGGACATCTTCAGCAAGCGTTCTGCACAAAGGATAAGTAGCAAAGGGAGATTCAGGGTATTACAATAGTAAAGGTAAAAGTAATATGTGCAAAAAAACCCTGAAACAAGTGAATAGAAGAAAACTAATTTAGAAAAACTGTCAGTCCACCACTGAACACTAATAAtttgatacaaaaaaaaaatatgtagaACACTAAGCGAAGGTTCCaatgtgtcagggttttttttcaCATTTGGGGGGGGATACCCAGTTTACTCACACATTGTAAGGATCCTGCGAATATATGATATCTGCTGCAATCCATCCATTTCCATTAGGTTTCTATGGAGTatgcaaagctgtcagatttaccaagaccctgtcactgcatgtgattttTAGCACATTCTTACACTTCTGTTATTTATTTGGGATTTAAATTGAATAAGTTGTCAATTTCTGTGAAATAGGAAGTGATGGTAATTGTCCTTTCATCAGCCAGGGGAAGGGGGTGACTGATCAAACCTTTCGTTGAAATGCCCTCCAGGGAGTATTGTAATTACTTCTGTGTCTGTGCTTTTGGGGAAAACAGTTTATTTTCTATGATTTCCTGTACATTTGAGGAAGTCGAATGCTAATAACTATTGCTGTTTAAACTACACAAATACTTTGACTCTGTGCGATAAATATATCAAAGGAGGAATGCGAATGACCAGTTCCTGCGGATAGCTGGTCTAATTAGTATACAAGGTCAACTATGGGAGGAGTTTACCATACTTTTATGTTTTCTGATTATAAAAATGTGGGCATGTGAGCCCTGTGAAGTTACATATCCTTTGACTGTCAGAGATGATAATACTTCTGTAAACATCTGTATGCTGTGAATGGTCCTTAGCACCTTTAGCAATGGACTTGCTCTTTTTTTATGgcattttgagcaataaacatcctgCCTCTTGTGCCAAACGCTATTCAGTTATCTGGCTTTTCTAGATTGAgctcagtgtctccaagctctgTCCTCTGCCAGCTACTTCACATAGAACTGATTCCTCACCATGGCccagattcatgtgtaaaaactaggagcagcagattcttaaatacattaaaggatcaatacttgactcaattaataaaggacccaactagaggtaaaactgttctggacctagttattaccaataatgtggaaatTATATGAAACATTagtgttggggagaccttgggaaacagtgatcactatatgatcacattcaacatcaattTCAAGAAACAtacctataagggatcaaccaaaatatttaactttaataaagctaacttcaatatgctaagatgggcactaaacgacattgactgggaagttttgtttcaaggtaaagacacaacggaaatgtgggatgctttaaaagggttgcttgacagCAAtaatcacaaattcattcccatgagcagtaaacgcaggcgtacttaacacaaaccaatgtggcttaacaaggagGTCAAagtagcaatggctaaaaagaggcatgctttcaaaacattGAAATCCAATGGTGGGGAGGAGTCATTCctgtattataaggaatgcaacaaaaaatgcaaaaatgtaataagagcagctaaaattgtacacgaaaagcaaatcgctatagagagtaaaaccaacccTAAAAATTTTTTATAAGTACATAAACTGTAAAAGGTTAAAGATGGAGAGCATAGGCCCATTAAAAAAGAACTGGGAGCTTTCATAAACGATGaccaaataaaagcggaaatactgaaaaaaaaaatttcctcagtatttaccagggaggatcagacggtgagagtagtgctTAACGGTAGTGAAGattatgactcttggcttgatactcttttaagtgaggaagtagtcctggagagactaagcaaaataaagattaataaatcaacaGGCCTAGATGGCATTCATCCGAGGGTtactatggagcttaggtcacagctagcaaaacccctatacttgattttctgtagttctattagatcaggcatggtaccaaaggattggcgcatagctgaggtagtgaccttatttaaaaagggaactaaagacAATcctagtaactacagaccagttagtttaacctctataatgGGTAAAAtactggaaggaattttgaggtatagcatagagaattatctgcatactactaaaattattagcaaaagtcagcatgggtttgtaaggggcagatcatgtcaaactaacttaattagcttctacgaggaagtgagtgaaaagcttgaccagggaaaagcagtggatgtggtctatttagattttgcaaaagccttccatACAGTGTCTCACGGGAGACTGTTctctagctgggcaccagtagtcagcggaataccgcaagggtccgtacttggcccgctactgttcaatatatttatcaatgatctaggaataggcctggaaagcacagtgtcaatctttgcagatgatactaaactgtataaggcaggcatgtccaaactgcggacctccagctgttgtgaaactacatatcccagcatgccctaacacagttttgctgttagtgaCTGCTAaagctgtgacagggcatgctgggatgtgtagtttctcaacagctgggagggccacagtttggacatgcttggtgtaaggtaattcattcagaaagtgatgtggattctctacaaaatgacttatttaaacttgaaacctgggcgtctaaatggagattgAAGTTCAATATAGAGAAATGCAAAGTAATGCATTTTGGGTTAAGAAACacatttgcatcctacactctaaatggggaaaatataggggtaactgtggtggaaaaagatttgggggtgctcatagataataggcttaacaacAGTGCACAATGTCaatatgcagcaaagaaggcaactaaagtgcttgcatgcataaaacagggcattgagacgagggacgaggatgtaatcctgctgctGCACAAATCTTTGGTGCGTctccacctggaatattgtgttcaattttgggcaccatattataaaaaaagatataggGGAGCTAGCAAGAGTTCAAagccgagctactaaattgattaaagggttagagacactggagtacgaggaaaggcttactaggttaaatatgtatacactagaaaagaggcgactaagaggagacattattaatatcttcaaatatgtaaagggcactataaggagttagcaggggatttatttattaaaagaactctgaataggacacgtgggcactcgctgaggctagtggagagaaaattctgtacacaacgtaggaaagggttcttcacggtaagggcaataaagatttgaaaCTCCCTGCCGGaacaggt is part of the Pseudophryne corroboree isolate aPseCor3 chromosome 11, aPseCor3.hap2, whole genome shotgun sequence genome and harbors:
- the LOC134969246 gene encoding USP6 N-terminal-like protein; protein product: MKKDIETLIALERADIISKYEKGRQPGAEIDLWEDADFTLYKVTDRFGFLHEQELPLRTAVEEKQKQQEIERVDKWLKMLKKWEKYRTSEKMFRRVYKGIPLQVRGQVWSLLLDVEVMKSENVGKYEKMKDVAKIYSTEIKQIDLDVNRTFRNHIMFRERYGVKQRALFDVLSAYSVYNTEVSYCQGMSQIAAVLLMYLNEEDAFWALAQLLTNQRHAMHGFFIPGFPKLQRFQSHHEQILSKFFPKLKKHMDKEDMSTGIYTTKWFLQCFLDRTPFTLTLRLWDIYILEGERVLPAMAYTILKLHKKRLLKMSMEDLREFLQERIARSLSYDDDIVVEQLQTSMAELRKMKLELPPPGKAEEFPKKTLGQDVPVHLLPVKQAVEFNGQNKTDSEGAQQTSQSPVDVNENNSNTGDKSKTVTSAPQQNGTSRLFLESEMDIQGTDRQSVNEMDTPKQVEQHVVNLIAGAETTVDGSKLENDTFIEELPDHLLEKGTKEFPGLCIVQEGSFPEQGLSISTIKMEGNTVTDNSNLGDFTKRAQSQHLMPSDTTGTTPTLPALGDKDPYQPHSVEVCQTSQSESETLSNIKDFPSYDSLSFPHETEYISTPEEESTALTDTGQLVSLLPPGVQTRRCSSQYDNMSHSDQEEWPPCPTESSLDDLERESWQSDLCNALDLVTEQPNDPGELLQLKPIISSHQGPSCSVPTLLITQCDLREPINSLSNSSPSLNSTYSPCHVIKTRTPIQVSHAISQGIIDSKQAAQSLIESPKHFLALGKHNAEEKDGDQIGCEPLVNHINGPMSPCKKFPSQNSKPMLPEKRPVIPKSLSNNNFYSSNQTMAQMSKSVTF